Proteins from a single region of Sphaerochaeta globosa str. Buddy:
- a CDS encoding HdeD family acid-resistance protein codes for MQESFLKRHLMLSIVFGSLLMIFGIYLMFQQESFIRIFISILGLFLTGSGLFSLFSLNRYQLGKRTKIATLVKALISLGLGVVAIIVPLSAANVSWTVLLYVIAAELIFSSIILFLDALLLRKSGIIISGMLSEGVFSLVVAILLFVFPQQIGSMLLKLVGAVLIASGLAMVLWAYRIRKINRQSSTQTIEAEAVVVDEPSKD; via the coding sequence ATGCAGGAAAGTTTTCTCAAACGCCACCTGATGCTTTCGATCGTCTTTGGATCGTTGCTCATGATTTTCGGCATATACCTGATGTTCCAACAGGAATCATTCATCAGAATATTCATCTCCATCCTCGGCTTGTTCCTGACAGGTTCCGGGCTGTTTTCTCTCTTTTCCCTTAATCGGTACCAGCTGGGAAAGCGTACAAAAATTGCGACGCTCGTCAAGGCGCTGATAAGTCTTGGCCTGGGTGTTGTTGCCATCATAGTGCCGCTTTCGGCAGCAAACGTCAGTTGGACGGTACTGCTGTATGTAATCGCAGCTGAACTGATATTCTCATCGATCATCCTGTTTTTGGATGCACTGTTGCTGAGAAAGAGCGGCATTATCATTTCAGGGATGCTATCTGAAGGAGTCTTTTCCTTGGTTGTGGCAATTCTGCTGTTTGTATTTCCCCAGCAGATCGGCAGCATGCTGCTTAAGCTGGTAGGGGCGGTACTTATTGCTTCAGGCCTGGCAATGGTGCTGTGGGCTTACCGGATCAGAAAAATAAACCGACAGTCCAGCACTCAAACGATTGAGGCTGAAGCTGTCGTTGTGGACGAACCCTCCAAAGACTAG